One part of the Larus michahellis chromosome 22, bLarMic1.1, whole genome shotgun sequence genome encodes these proteins:
- the TESPA1 gene encoding protein TESPA1, protein MEGASVLSPSSWEKRRAWARQSRCWRTTVVEEEAAAAMQDVPELQPPHLDDVFLEGSPSSKIETWLQECGSSVEVPSEELGLPGPYGCGSNGTSFEDDLTLGAEALLLPGSDKAAGRAPRDKHLHLGHSMASSALSSLTTKTGSSITEVLEWRQADAEEILYSLGFVQSEPEAAARVPARFFSAPSRAKGIDFQLFLKAQVRRMEMEDPCLMLASRFQQVQALAATADAFFCLYSYVSRTPVQRISPSRLAWPCPDVPSVPIAPPQPSTLSPVERLKKAVATMCLYTSPRDEDSPRGTGRAPAAATSQPSALGKVVQEVLERARGERFRFEPPDGIQGRDGDTGTAQQWRGAQGGPPASPSLRVRGDPACPHCGGADVPACCGGEQEVSPRPAPGGTPADAAWGRLERSCPHGRGSGASPAGVARGARDAPCPVGARWVSTEGQQPGATANVTSSPTLGPLTPHAGRVWVTPEHPEGLGSEGDSGFGSGSWGTSPRRKAGTGGCHLGATLDPTGTRSPGSDTPRAGGHRVRRSKGRHRGGSPGAAGRQRGDAPGLQPPGKGPSSRRPGWQEPADSFEMEEVLSASEEEEEEEEEEEEEEEEDGDARDEAARCLHPSVGIRRSFMLHAGSGQSDSSGFVEEPVPGQSPVARLQGTHQTA, encoded by the exons ATGGAGGGCGCGTCGGTGCTCAGCCCGTCCTCGTGGGAGAAGCGGCGCGCGTGGGCCCGGCAGAGCCGCTGCTGGCGGACCACCgtggtggaggaggaggcggccgccGCCATGCAGGACGTCCCCGAGCTGCAGCCGCCCCACCTGGACGACGTCTTCCTCGAAG gaagCCCCTCCAGCAAGATAGAGACGTGGCTGCAGGAGTGCGG GTCGTCGGTGGAGGTCCCGTCGGAGGAGCTGGGCTTGCCGGGCCCCTACG GGTGTGGGAGCAACGGGACCAGCTTCGAGGATGACCTGACCCTGGGAGCTGAAG CTCTTCTGCTACCGGGGAGCGACAAAGCCGCGGGCAG AGCTCCGCGGGACAAGCACCTCCACCTGGGGCACAGCATGGCATCCAGCGCCCTCTCCAGCCTCACCACCAAGACCGGTTCCAG CATCACCGAGGTCCTGGAGTGGCGGCAGGCGGACGCCGAGGAGATCCTCTACAGCCTGGGCTTCGTGCAGAGCGAGCCGGAGGCCGCGGCCCGCGTCCCCGCGCGCTTCTTCTCCGCTCCTTCCCGCGCCAAGGGCATCGACTTCCAGCTCTTCCTCAAGGCCCAGGTGCGGCGCATGGAGATGGAGGACCCCTGCCTGATGCTGGCCA GTCGCTTCCAGCAGGTCCAGGCTCTGGCTGCCACGGCCGACGCTTTCTTCTGCCTCTACTCCTACGTCTCGCGGACGCCCGTCCAGCGCATCTCCCCGTCCCGCCTCGCCTGGCCTTGTCCCGACGTCCCCAGcgtccccatcgcccccccccagcccagcaccctctCGCCCGTGGAGCGCCTGAAGAAGGCCGTGGCCACCATGTGCCTCTACACGTCCCCGAGGGACGAGGACAGCCCGCGAGGGACCGGCCGGGCGCCCGCCGCGGCCACCAGCCAGCCCAGTGCCCTGGGGAAGGTGgtgcaggaggtgctggagcgggcgCGGGGGGAACGGTTCCGCTTCGAGCCGCCCGATGGCATCCAGGgaagggacggggacacggggacggcgCAGCAGTGGCGGGGTGCCCAGGGGGGTCCTCCAGCGTCACCGTCACTGCGGGTGCGGGGTGACCCTGCGTGTCCCCATTGCGGCGGTGCGGATGTGCCGGCGTGCTGCGGCggggagcaggaggtgtccccaaggccagccccgggggggacacCGGCGGACGCTGCGTGGGGACGCCTGGAGCGGTCCTGTCCCCATGGCCGGGGGAGCGGTGCCAGCCCTGCGGGGGTGGCTCGGGGGGCCCGGGATGCTCCGTGCCCGGTGGGCGCAAGATGGGTCAGCACGGAGGGGCAGCAGCCAGGTGCCACTGCGAATGTCACCTCGTCCCCGACGCTGGGTCCCCTGACCCCCCACGCCGGCCGGGTGTGGGTCACCCCTGAGCACCCCGAGGGGCTGGGATCCGAGGGGGACTCCGGCTTCGGCTCCGGCTCCTGGGGGACCTCccccaggaggaaggcagggacCGGCGGGTGCCACCTGGGTGCCACCCTGGACCCCACTGGGACACGTTCCCCCGGCTCGGACACACCGAGAGCCGGAGGCCACCGGGTTCGGCGGAGCAAGGGCCGGCACCGGGGGggctccccgggggctgcggggcggcagcggggcgatgcgccggggctgcagccccccgggaAGGGTCCCTCGTCCCGGCGCCCCGGCTGGCAGGAGCCCGCGGACTCCTTCGAGATGGAGGAG GTGCTGAGCgccagcgaggaggaggaggaggaggaggaggaggaggaggaggaggaagaggaggatggcgATGCCCGTGATGAAGCCGCCCGgtgcctccatccctccgtcGGCATCCGGAGAA GCTTCATGCTGCACGCCGGCAGCGGGCAGTCCGACAGCAGCGGCTTCGTGGAGGAGCCCGTGCCCGGCCAGTCACCCGTCGCCCGGCTCCAGGGCACCCACCAGACGGCCTGA
- the LOC141733837 gene encoding uncharacterized protein LOC141733837: MVLGLRRLLLNPSCAAATTPHPAPGTASCLGGFFPPVLDRAGGALMERGRSSGPGYPSPGDARGQSHPAAACRNQAGTWLETSAPNWGTTGNESLVTGTGLGTRRDIFIQLRCRARGNESCGFIKFHANVEVFVPAHPLPQYHPLHPPQYHPIHPQYQPIHLPVSTHPPPQYHPIHPQYHPIHPDPPVPPHAHPQAGPTLLEHLLGHIPGGVPPPPPPPAQELLPPPPSNFAENCTQPFFLRFPFRPRRMAPAVGAGCHAGHAWLLGRGATPAPRSPPGETRDGSLPPFPPSLAHVCSGRGARAPASSHIWKIPSFPPALPVPAIGARCLHKGRTLTPAHPWVAPGCGRHPKSSRMVKLWVVLLLAGLACSLAAGAPLDGTSSPSPDVEAAERANGGLLARLVDVLHEALEALTSNIVGDPHTAAGLGWGRGGPTQMFPCVRMNPSRAVVWSGVRSCCQLEAAAVDEPSPPPPVSILVPFSGGNGCQRSPREPSHAWWSQNNPPALQVTVCSPYGGHPSASQSCWEPSKLQG, from the exons ATGGTGCTGGGTCTGCGCCGGCTGCTCCTTAACCCCTCCTGCGCCGCTGCCACCACCCCACACCCAGCCCCGGGCACCGCCAGCTGCCTTGGTGGCTTTTTCCCCCCG GTCCTGGACAGGGCTGGTGGAGCCTTGATGGAGCGCGGCCGGAGCTCAGGCCCGGGTTACCCATCCCCGGGGGATGCCCGAGGCCAGTCCCATCCCGCCGCTGCCTGCAGGAACCAGGCTGGGACCTGGCTGGAAACCAGTGCCCCGAACTGGGGAACCACTGGGAACGAGTCGCTGGTGACGGGGACGGGCTTGGGGACACGGCGCGACATCTTCATCCAGCTCCGCTGCCGAGCCCGGGGAAACGAGAGCTGCGGCTTCATCAAATTCCATGCAAATGTTGAAGTTTTCG TACCAGCCCATCCACTCCCCCAGtaccaccccctccaccccccccagtATCACCCCATCCACCCCCAGTACCAGCCCATCCATCTCCCCGTATCAACACATCCACCCCCCCAGTATCACCCCATCCACCCCCAGTACCACCCCATCCACCCCgaccccccagtgccaccccatgCACATCCCCAAGCAGGTCCCACCCTGCTGGAGCATCTCCTGGGGCacatccctgggggtgtcccccccccgcccccgccaccagcccaggagctgctgcctccaccTCCATCCAACTTTGCCGAAAATTGCACCCAGCCCTTTTTCCTGCGTTTTCCGTTCCGGCCCAGGCGAATGGCCCCTGCCGTCGGCGCTGGCTGTCACGCGGGTCACGCGTGGCTGCTCGGCCGTGGTGCGACGCCAGCGCCGCGCTCCCCCCCCGGAGAGACGAGAgacggctccctccctcccttccctccctccctggctcatGTCTGCTCCGGACGGG GCGCCCGGGCACCGGCATCTTCCCACATCTGGAAGATCCCGagcttccccccagccctcccagtccCGGCCATTGGTGCCCGCTGCCTTCATAAGGGACGGACCCTGACCCCGGCTCATCCCTGGGTGGCTCCTGGCTGTGGTCGTCACCCAAAATCCTCCAGGATGGTGAAGCTCTGGGTTGTCCTGCTGCTGGCCGGGCTCGCCTGCAGCCTGGCCGCCGGCG ctcctcttgaTGGGACGTCCTCCCCGAGCCCCG ACGTTGAGGCAGCCGAGAGGGCCAATGGAGGGCTGCTGGCCCGGCTGGTTGACGTGCTGCATGAGGCGCTGGAGGCTCTGACCTCCAACATCGTCGG GGACCCCCACAcggcggctgggctgggctgggggcgggggggcccgaCTCAGA TGTTTCCCTGCGTCCGGATGAATCCCAGCCGGGCTGTGGTCTGGTCCGGGGTACGATCCTGCTgccagctggaggcagctgcagtAGATGAAccaagtccccccccccccgtctcgaTTCTGGTGCCCTTTTCGGGGGGAAACGGGTGCCAGCGGAGCCCCAGGGAGCCCTCCCACGCGTGGTGGTCCCAGAACAACCCACCAGCCCTCCAGGTCACGGTCTGCAGTCCTTACGGAGgccatcccagtgcttcccagtccTGCTGGGAGCCCTCCAAGCTGCAGGGCTGA